From Panicum hallii strain FIL2 chromosome 2, PHallii_v3.1, whole genome shotgun sequence, a single genomic window includes:
- the LOC112883318 gene encoding cytochrome P450 71A1-like produces MSRFVFAGAAVAMLLGFLYVVKNRRGKSKLPPSPAWWLPLLGHLHLIGRLPHRSLHELHLRYGGGGGLVLLQLGRRRRTLVVSTAAAAADLFKNHDLAFSSRPHNAAAHKQTYGSRNVSFSPYGEHWRQAKRIVVVHLLSARRVEAFASVRAAEAAALVSRARRAAEAGEAIELRELVYGYTNAVVTRAATGAAGTTAERLRQLLAHTATLVAGFQADDVLPDAAARVFRRLTGLEKKIDDMNEEWDRFLSEIVAEHKQKTSRPDQGLGGDILDVLLQLRQEEGAKGFELTDDGIKAITKDMIAAGTETTAVTLEWAMVELARNPRVMAKLQDEIACVAGDTEQVAIAEPELNRMVYLRAVIKEVFRLHPPVPLLLPRESMAAAAVQGGRYEIPAKTALLVNAWAIGRDPAAWAAPEEFRPERFLAVAASSQAVDFRGTDYQLLPFGTGRRICPAINFAQAVLELALASLLRHFDWELPGGMRPEDLDMVEAPGLSAPPRVPLVLVPKCKALA; encoded by the exons ATGTCTCGTTTCGtgttcgccggcgccgccgtcgccatgCTTCTCGGCTTCCTGTACGTCGTCAAGAACCGCCGGGGCAAAAGCAAGCTCCCGCCGTCGCCCGCGTGGTGGCTGCCGCTGCTCGGCCACCTCCATCTCATCGGCCGCCTCCCACACCGCTCCCTGCACGAGCTGCACCTGcggtacggcggcggcggcgggctcgtCCTCCTGCAGctcgggcgccggcggcggaccCTGGTCGTgtccacggccgccgcggccgccgacctGTTCAAGAACCACGACCTCGCCTTCTCCTCCCGGCCGCACAACGCGGCGGCGCACAAGCAGACGTACGGGTCGAGGAACGTCTCCTTCTCGCCGTACGGGGAGCACTGGCGCCAGGCCAAGCGGATCGTCGTGGTGCACCTCCTCTCCGCGCGGCGCGTCGAGGCGTTCGCGTCCGTGCGCGCGGCCGAGGCCGCCGCGCTCGTCTCCcgggcccgccgcgccgcggagGCCGGGGAGGCCATCGAGCTGAGGGAGCTCGTGTACGGCTACACCAACGCGGTGGTCACCCGCGCGGCGACCGGTGCCGCCGGGACGACGGCCGAGAGGCTGAGGCAGCTGCTGGCGCACACCGCGACGCTGGTGGCGGGGTTCCAGGCGGACGACGTGCTGCCGGACGCGGCGGCACGGGTGTTCAGGCGGCTGACGGGGCTCGAGAAGAAGATCGACGACATGAACGAGGAGTGGGACAGGTTCCTATCGGAGATAGTGGCCGAGCACAAGCAGAAGACGTCAAGGCCGGACCAGGGACTCGGTGGTGACATCTTGGACGTCTTGCTGCAACTGAGGCAAGAAGAAGGCGCCAAAGGGTTCGAGCTTACCGATGATGGCATCAAAGCCATCACCAAG GACATGATCGCCGCGGGGACCGAGACAACAGCCGTGACACTGGAATGGGCCATGGTCGAGCTCGCCCGTAACCCGCGGGTGATGGCCAAGCTGCAGGACGAGATCGCGTGCGTCGCCGGCGACACCGAGCAGGTCGCCATCGCTGAGCCGGAGCTGAACAGGATGGTCTACCTGAGGGCGGTCATCAAGGAGGTGTTCCGGCTCCACCCGCCGGTGCCGCTCCTGCTCCCACGCGAGTCCatggccgcggcggccgtgcaGGGCGGCCGCTACGAGATCCCGGCGAAGACCGCGCTCCTGGTCAACGCGTGGGCGATCGGGCGGGACCCCGCGGCGTGGGCCGCGCCGGAGGAGTTCCGCCCGGAGCGGTTCCTCGCCGTGGCCGCCAGCAGCCAGGCAGTGGACTTCAGGGGGACCGACTACCAGCTCCTCCCGTTCGGCACGGGCCGGAGGATCTGCCCCGCCATCAACTTCGCCCAGGCGGTCTTGGAGCTCGCGCTCGCCAGCCTCCTGCGCCACTTCGACTGGGAGCTCCCTGGCGGCATGCGCCCGGAGGACCTGGACATGGTCGAGGCGCCTGGGCTCTCGGCGCCGCCACGGGTTCCCCTAGTGCTCGTCCCTAAGTGTAAGGCGCTTGCTTAG
- the LOC112883320 gene encoding uncharacterized protein LOC112883320, giving the protein MGLARPGDTRWSSHYKAVCNIIAMYPIIREVLFTLGEDTTVRADWTKIHTMLGAFESFDFVFCLHLMFTILGYTNDLSECLQRREQDILNAITLVKAAKKRMEHLRNHGWDQFLDRVILFCNKHGVQVPAMEGNYVPFGRSVQFVHDQNNDDHFRRAIYIGVIDQISMELASRFDEVNMELLSCMAAFDPSNSFASFDAQKWMKKT; this is encoded by the exons ATGGGGTTGGCTAGGCCCGGTGACACTCGGTGGAGCTCTCATTACAAAGCTGTATGCAACATCATTGCTATGTATCCTATAATCCGTGAAGTTCTTTTCACTCTTGGAGAGGATACTACTGTTAGAGCTGATTGGACAAAGATACATACCATGCTTGGTGCATTTGAGTCATTTGACTTTGTTTTTTGTTTACACTTAATGTTTACTATTCTTGGATACACAAATGATTTGTCAGAGTGTTTGCAAAGAAGGGAGCAAGATATTCTTAATGCAATCACACTTGTTAAAGCGGCAAAGAAAAGAATGGAACACTTAAGGAATCATGGTTGGGATCAATTTCTTGATAGGGTCATTTTATTTTGCAACAAGCATGGTGTCCAAGTTCCTGCTATGGAGGGTAATTATGTGCCTTTTGGAAGATCTGTTCAGTTTGTTCATGACCAAAATAATGATGACCACTTTAGAAGAGCAATATATATTGGGGTCATTGATCAAATTAGCATGGAGCTTGCTAGTCGGTTTGATGAAGTTAATATGGAGTTGCTTTCTTGTATGGCAGCCTTTGATCCTTCCAACTCATTTGCTTCATTTGATGCACAGAAG TGGATGAAGAAGACATAA
- the LOC112881035 gene encoding zinc finger MYM-type protein 1-like, giving the protein MKRDGDIASLFRKHAAKRQNVNPMPPPEATQEQERVIEENVNPMPPPPPPHPEATQEQEEERVIEEIVNPTPPPPPPPLPPSAPPTYDVSRLPNDPGENALLKHARSKAHKAAQEKYFGFLNPDAAIDDKIEKWSTEDRYLYKKRLTYSLRCLKFLLHQGLAFRGHDESAESSNRGNFIELLKFVAAHSEEVNKYVLNNAPNNCTLTSPMIQKQIIQCCAIETRKKIIGELGEEPFAILADECSDISHKEQLALCLRYVDASGRPCEHFLGVAHVDDTTSLSLKDAIEALLVSHGLTLTRIRGQGYDGASNMRGDIKGLKTLIMQESPSAYYIYCFAHQLQLVPVDVAKGNNDCSLVSVTACFEMLGLRIL; this is encoded by the exons ATGAAGAGGGATGGAGATATTGCATCTCTTTTTCGAAAGCATGCAGCAAAGAGGCAAAATGTGAATCCTATGCCACCTCCGGAAGCAACTCAAGAACAAGAGAGAGTAATTGAAGAAAATGTGAATCCTatgccacctccaccgccaccacatCCGGAGGCAACTCAAGAGCAAGAGGAAGAGAGAGTAATTGAAGAAATTGTGAATCCTacgccacctccaccgccaccaccgctacCACCATCGGCTCCACCAACTTATGACGTGAGTCGTCTTCCAAATGATCCAG GAGAGAATGCACTTTTGAAACATGCACGTTCTAAGGCACATAAGGCAGCCCAAGAGAAATACTTTGGTTTTCTGAATCCTGATGCAGCAATTGATGATAAAATTGAGAAGTGGAGTACTGAGGATCGTTATCTGTATAAGAAAAGGCTGACTTATTCACTTCGATGTTTGAAGTTTCTTTTGCATCAAGGATTAGCATTCCGTGGACATGATGAAAGTGCAGAGTCTAGCAATAGAGGTAATTTCATTGAACTTTTGAAATTTGTTGCTGCACATAGTGAAGAGGTGAACAAGTATGTTCTAAACAATGCTCCAAATAATTGCACTTTGACTAGCCCAATGATACAAAAGCAGATTATTCAGTGTTGTGCCATAGAAACTAGAAAGAAAATAATTGGAGAACTTGGTGAAGAGCCCTTTGCAATTTTAGCAGATGAGTGTAGTGACATATCACATAAAGAACAACTAGCTCTTTGCTTGCGTTATGTTGATGCTTCAGGAAGGCCATGTGAGCACTTTCTTGGAGTTGCTCATGTAGATGATACTACCTCTTTGTCACTTAAAGATGCAATTGAAGCTTTACTTGTTAGTCATGGCTTGACTTTGACACGAATTCGTGGTCAAGGTTATGATGGGGCTAGCAACATGAGAGGAGATATTAAAGGGCTGAAAACATTGATTATGCAAGAGTCACCTTCTGCTTATTATATCTATTGTTTTGCACATCAACTCCAACTAGTTCCTGTTGATGTTGCCAAGGGAAATAATGACTGT TCTCTTGTAAGCGTCACGGCATGCTTCGAGATGCTAGGATTGAGAATCTTATGA